The DNA window CTCAATTATGGCCACAAGCACTGACATAAATACTGATAATACTAAATATCCATCTCAACCTCTTagactgtataataaaataccCCTAGTATAACAACAGTAAGTTATAGCAAATGTTTGCAAATTCTGATGTATTTCTCCAAATTTTAGCTCACAGTGAAATTAAAGTTGGGGACCTATATTTTAGATGGTCGGCTCGGTTGTTATACAAATAACACATATGGTCAACTTAAGAGAGAATCAATGCAGTGCAGACTCTCACCTTAACTTCAAGGTTAGCACCAAAGGCCATTTTGAAAGCTCCAGTTAAGTCTTTACTGAACACTCGCTGGAATGTCTGCTTGAACAAAGATGTATTGAAAGAATCTCCAATAACAATCTGAcccctaggaaaaaaaaaaaaaatacagaaagatTACCATTGTGAACATAGTCACAGCACATCATCAATGTCACTTTATTGTAAGTATCTGCAACATACCCGGTAAGGTTAGAGCAGCATTTCATCTCCAGGAGGCCTGTCTGGTCCAGTGCACAAGCGTAAATGTCAATGCAGTGACCATTGGCTGCTGTGCGGTTTGCCAGTCCTTCATAGTGCTGTGTACAGAGAATAAAATGACTTATTACGCATTTACAATTTGATACACATTTGTCATACTTATAGAAATAGATAAGGGCACACAATAGTAGCTGGCGTTACAAAGCCACAGACTTTCTTTTCAGCTGCCCTTTCTAAACAAGTAAGAGATTCAGTCTAGAATTCCCACAAAAGTATAAGACATTTCTTAAAATACAAAGGCCCACATTGTGCATTCCTTAGGGGTGAAAGAAAACACTACTGTCTAACACAATGAATACattttccccacacacacacacatacgaaATCCAACACCCAGGAAATAAAACTATCCATGCCTTAGTAGCCTTCTTCATAAAACGGGCATTATCTTTCTCAATGTCGTGCCAGGAACGAATCGGTGTTTTCAGTTCATCTCCAACAACCATTCCTGGCCCTTGCGTTGGTGGTCCTCCTGTGAACAACATGATTCTGGCACCAGTATTAGGAAGGGTTCCCTAAAGAGAGGTAAAGAGATACAGTTAAACAAACCTAAAAATCTACCATATGACACATCAGATGTAGTCATATTAAAGCGATCATCTCACACTGTAGAAGATATGTCTTGGAGGAATACTATTTCATTGAAGAGAGATGCAACAGCGTACTTTAGATTTATTTTTCAAGCAATGTCCCATGGGAAGAAAAGTATGCaaatttagttaaaggggtttcacatctccctgtttcagcagtttgcctgctgtctattcttctcacttcctgtttccCGCCCAGCTTGCTGAATATGACACTGAAGTATCactatacttatgcagatcagataacatgcacatgcttctagagaatggactcagtgctatctatgtgtttacatatcagcaaactgcaattaaccAAACTGATTTTCCTGCcaacagagcagtgagtgacatcacttgtcctatcagacagatctgtggttatggaaatgctgtttaagcaatgggaggaataagttcacatagcaggcaaacaaagcagcatttctagagCAATATATTtaagtcttcagtttacataagctaccagtatagattagATCCTTGAGACGggggaacccctttaagaagtaccAAACCAGGGGTACCTACTGTAAAACGTAGTTTTGGGGTTCTATGCCCATTTTCAGTGCAAAGCAAGGTACTACCTGGCCTTAGATGCAGCTAAACGGAAGCATCTTATGCAGCTCACCATATAACCAATTAGGGTTTTTTCAAGATCTGCATTATTTTTATGTAATGTCTTACTTCTAATATAATTTCATGTTATATAATAGGTGGGGTGGGGCGAGGTCTATTTATCTGCATTCATCAGGTCAGCAAGTACAGATAGAGCTTCTTCATACTAGTAATTGGATCTCTATTAACCAAGGCCACTTCAATGCCTTACATATTCTGGTGATTTAGATGCAGAACAAAGCCTCGCTGACAAATTCATTTGAATCTCCTAACATATTCCTTGGTATGGGTTGAATCTTACTTGTTAATGTCATCTgattaccattcatttcaatatgaaagctcagctttacaatagaaacaaagtaTCTAGAGAGCACAGCATTTTACTAAGAAACAATTACCTCTAACAAGCCAACAGCAATAGACAGAGCCACCCCTGTGGATCTTAGTGGTCTTTTTCCCTGAGTTACAGGCCATGGGTCACGTTGTAATTCTCCAAGAAGATCTGTTAAATTCATATCTATCTTGTGTACAGGTTGCAAAAACCTAGAAAATGGATGAAAGcgttacagttaaaaaaaaaaaaaaaaaagccacaactAACAGATAGAACAGCAGTGTGTAAAACATGGACAAAAATCTGAAAACCACACAAAAATGACCCAAGATTATCCAAAGAACTTACCTGCTTGACAAGAAGGGCTGCTCCTGAGGCTGTAATGGTCTTCCCTGTTGTGCTGAAGCTGCCGGTCTTGAAAGACCCAACATAtcctaaaagaagaaaaaaaatagagtCATCAGTAAGAGGCTCTCCGTTCTGGAGCTGAAGGGATTCCTAGCAGAGGGCCCCACTCTATGAGATCCATATGTCCAAACAGGATACGTGGACAGGGTGTGAACTAATGCACCACCTCTATAAGAAGTTTGAATTCATGTTGCACAATAATTCAGTATAGTGTTCAGTTCTAAGCTAGGATtaagacattttttttctattctgatCTATAGCTAGGAGCTCTTTTGGAGATGCTGAAAAACATCTGTGCAATGTAATACACTTCTCTTTGCCATTAACGTCTAAGATATGAGTTGCCTATGGATGGGTAGATATGAGCAGCTGACTtcaaagaggttttctggccccaaatgcatTTCTATACTGATCACATACTTATGTAGGTTTACACACAAAACACCACTATAAACTAAGGGTCATGCCCTGCTAACAATACAGCTGCATACAGCATTGAAAAGTCAACAGACCCAAAGGAAAACTGATTTCACCAACGTTCCCATAGGAGTATGTAATGACTCCTTAACCACTTCATAACAATACCAGCAGCTCCTACCTGGATTTGCTTAGctgtgagatctttggttcctcGGAAGACATAGCTTTTTGAAATCCCATCACAGTTGAGTTCATGCACTTGAACCATCCTCCCAAAGGTGATCAGTCCCACCAAGGCATCTGGAGGCAGAAGACTAAGTGACATCTGCAATGATTCCTTGAGTGCTTGTAAATCTTCTTCCTCCAAGCAGGTATCAACCACATACAGGAATATGAGAGGAGTCTGTGGGCCTCGCTGCAATTACATAATGTACAAATGTATTTACTACAATGACAGTAATACAACAGTAcaccaaataaatatataaataaatatatatatatatatatatatatatatatatataaatatgaacCTGGAGATAAGAAGCAACAGAgatatatactgataggaaagttAGAGGTGAGAGCTTTGGATTAAGGTATTGTTTGACCCATTATGTAAATGACTATGGCCCTCTTAACTAACTCATTGTAATAGGAGCTCCAACAATACACTGCATTCTGGTAACAAGAAACCAGAAAGATCCTGAACCCAACACACAAACAAACATTCTCTAAAAGGGGCATTCCAGGTCTAAAATATTAATTGCCCATCCTTAGCAAAGTCCACCAATATTAGATCAGCACCACAACCAATATGTTAACTGAAGCGACCAGGTATGCTTGCCATTAGCATGCATACCTGGCAAACAAAAAAGCGGATGCCCCCTTCAATAAACTATTTAGTAGTGACGCCAGGAGTCagacagttataaaaaaaaataaaagttactaGAACATTTTCCTTTAACTTTCACCTATTGCCATGACTACTCATCTTTTTCAAAATTTACATCCAACCCCCCTGAGGCGCTAAAAGAATATAGTTACAGAAATATCTGGACTGTGACAAATTACAGGTGGACAACACAGGTCACCCTTCTAAGGAATACAAAAGCAGGTGTCAAACTGTGAGCACAATGTCAATATAAATGGAGCAGGAGTTCATTTAGAATTCACAAAGGAGAGAATTAAATTAACACAAAAAGATAATAGGGTTTGTTATACTGGGGATAGTGTTGAAACTCCAATCTTATCTATCTAATAGGATTGCGCATTAATGTAAGTATTCTTGAACCTTGCATACACAAAGTGAGTACTGTACACAATGTTACACATACTGTTTCAGAGACATCTCATCCCTTTGTAACATGTAAGTTATCCCTCCTAAAGCTTCCTAGGTGGCCATACACGAGATACCTTTTGGCTGAAAACGTAACTTTTTCTCCCGCACATATAACTCGCCCAAAAACGTACATGTTGTGAAGGAGGCCACGGGAATAAGATGCTGCCAGACAACTCTGCATGCAACTCATCTCCCACGGAACAAAATcatcaggcatgttggatttcttTCCTTGTATCTGCCTTTTGGGAGAGTCAAGAGCACCcccacccccatatacagtaagtGTACAGCAGGCTTTGCTGAAATCAGGAGTTTTGGCCAACACACTATCTTAATTATTACCATTAATATTACCATCCTTAGATGGCTGTGGACCAACATGCACAATTCTTCCTTGCCATCAGACACAACTAGGACACATTAAATGATAAGCGGTTTTGACAGTCAGTCATCTAATACGTAGGGACACCATTAAACAAATGGACAGCAGTTAGTTCAATGTCTGTACCTGGACAATATATTCAATTGTAGAAAACTGTGGCATCAGCTCCGCAGGCTGATTCATTTCTGATATTCCAGCATATGTAGGCGGGAACTGAAAATATAAACCATATTGCAATGAAGTTACAACAAGAGATAGCAGTAATAtaagactaataataataatataaagggctagttcacacgtgggcaaaggggaggtttttgacagcggaattcgcttcaaaaacctctcctttaacatggtggtctatgtagaccactagcttttttttttcctcctagcgttttccgcctgaagaagcaacatgacctttcttcaggcggaaaacgcctgaagaattgcatagaagtgaatgggaggcgaaaaccgcgcggtaaaaaaccgcgcggttttttgcacacaaaaccgcgcggttttttgcaaaaaaacgcgcggttttcgcctgcagtttctatagcacatataggaaaaaaaaaccctagcgaaaaccgctagcgaaaaccgcgtcaaaaacctcgtcaaaaaccgcgtggaatgcaaaaaacagcgtcaaaaaaactcctcgaggttttttacctcgcacaaataagctaggcggttttcacgtgtgaactgaccctaagagttTACATATAAGAGCTTCATTCCATTCCACAAACCCCAAATTTGGGAAGAATGAATAGCCAAAGGGTAAAAAGCGACTATAAAAATCTCCCAACAGGACACTCAGGCTTCTCGGCTACATATAGATAATATCTATCATCCCACAGTACTGTCAGGTAAAAGCCCAATGTTATCATAGCACATAGTGAGGCTGCGGAGGTAGAACTAACACATACCAGTAATTGACTATTCCCTGTAGGATCTCACCCATAGTTTATTACAAAGGTGTCTAGCTTATTTTTTAAAGTGGCAGAAGAGCAGGTCTGTCCACTGAACCTAAAGAAATCTTGTATGGCAGCTATCGCCAAACACCGGTACTTTCATGTGCAGCTTGAAGCCTAGAGCAGAAAGTTACCATTGTAATGAGATAAACGTAACAAAGCAACATGTGACCATTCCCACCTACCTGGTTTCGTTGGAAGCAAAAGTTACAAGCCCACAGTTTCGCTCTGTAGTCAACTTGGCtgaggaaagaaaagaaaaaaaaacatagttaAAAAACTAAACCAAACACATAAAATACATATGAAACGAATGCTCCTCCATAATATTTACTGAATAGTGCATTTACAGATTACGCCCCTATGCACATTACCCACCAAATGACTCAGAATAACGAATATATCACAAACAATAAGGTTTATCCCATAACACTAAAATAACACGCCATGAAGAAAGTGAGCCCCAGTTAACGCCATTCCTTACCATAGTGGATTGAGGACTGCTTTGCAAGTTGGCCTTGTGCAGAGGACGGGTTCATACTGCACGGGTGGCAAGTCTGGCCGCTCTTTAAGTGGGGTAAAAAGGCATCCTAGCGGCACGACCATCCGTGTGGCTTCCAGCCGACTTGATGGCCACACGTTCCAGCTGAAACGCACGCCATCTCGTTCTTCGTTCTGCTGAATAAATTCTAAGTAGGTTGCCATAGAAACAGTGGTGCTACAAAAAAAGAAGAAGGGTACAATCAGTATATATGGCGCAAACAATAACTGCAGGATCTGCAAATGTGTAATGCTGGGTATCGGTATAAGAAAACAATCAGCAGAGCTACAGTTATCTCCCCTTCCATTATAAATATGCCCAATTCCGTCACACAAGGGATATCTGGCTGCCAACAACTGCATCAActttaaggggggggggagcaCAGAGACAAGTCTACCACATATCTCccccatataaatatatacactcaGCTAAATCTACATAGGGAGAAGAGCAAGGAGACCCTCATATACATAAGGATAAGGTGAAATGGAGATTTTGGCTGTGACCAAGATTCTCATTCTTGCTCTAATAGGTACAAATTCCAGTACTCTGGTAGTTACTACCTTACATGTAaagtgtgttcacatctgcatcgtttAATTCTCTATAATAAGAGCCATAGGGTATATATTGTTTTCTACTTCACACTGGCAGACAAAAATACTTTTTTGTCTGCAAATTGAGAGACTCTGCACCGGGCAGACTCCTATGTGAACATGTTTAGCACAAAAATACAGAGATATGTCCTTCTCTATATATTCTTAGATGAGTTGCACAAGATGACcaacttttttgcatttttcttttggaCATTGCAAGTAATTAAATTGTTTTACTTTCAAAGCTGAACATCTTGTGCCATTTATTTCGGAATTTCTCAAGCCAAGGTAAAGAATTGAAATCCTAATAACTAAAGAAAATTATTCACATTGAAGGAGAATGTCACCTATGTTACAGGTTagtagagaatggagcaggggcAGCGCCAGGGATCTGCTAGGCTGAGGCAGCTGTACTTTGTAACATTACAAATACACATCAGGAGCAAGACACAGAACTGATAATAATATCTCTGAATGTCAGCAGTCACAATGCAACGTGTAGCCGAGAGTACCAAAGGCCAAACAAGCATGGAGCACACCATGGTGGGGGAAAGAGCAACCTGAATACATCAATTGCAGAATAAATACAAACCCATCAGATTAAGTAACTAAAGCAATCTGGAATCAGAGGCCATCTGATACAATCACATCATTCTCTCTTTATCATAGACAACAATGCTCTGCACACAACCATTGCAATGTCTGTACACACTGCCGATATCTGTGGCCCACACATTGATCCTTAAAGTAATATTTCCAACTCTGTAGGATGGCTCGGGGTCAGATCTTTGAGTCCCCCACTGACCCTGAAAATAAAAAGGCCTTTGTGCAGAAGCAAAAAAAGTTACATATTACAGCGGATACGGTATTAAGAGGCATTCCTATATTACAGCGTCTTACAGAAGTAACATACCGCAGCACACTGAGTGCCTCTGGTTCCAAagacttttagggtgcattcacacggagtaaaatggagtgtaatttggagcgtttacggagcgtttacgtaaacgctctgtaaacgctccaaattacactccattttactccgtgtgaatgcacccttagggactCCATATATTGCTGTGCACCCTCTCAGTTCAGATTCACAGATACAACCACAGGTCTAAGGACCCCCAAATAGCACTACCACTACCATAAGAATCCATGACAAGGCTAGTTCTGGATATTAGATCTACAGTC is part of the Leptodactylus fuscus isolate aLepFus1 chromosome 3, aLepFus1.hap2, whole genome shotgun sequence genome and encodes:
- the SEC23B gene encoding protein transport protein Sec23B produces the protein MATYLEFIQQNEERDGVRFSWNVWPSSRLEATRMVVPLGCLFTPLKERPDLPPVQYEPVLCTRPTCKAVLNPLCQVDYRAKLWACNFCFQRNQFPPTYAGISEMNQPAELMPQFSTIEYIVQRGPQTPLIFLYVVDTCLEEEDLQALKESLQMSLSLLPPDALVGLITFGRMVQVHELNCDGISKSYVFRGTKDLTAKQIQDMLGLSRPAASAQQGRPLQPQEQPFLSSRFLQPVHKIDMNLTDLLGELQRDPWPVTQGKRPLRSTGVALSIAVGLLEGTLPNTGARIMLFTGGPPTQGPGMVVGDELKTPIRSWHDIEKDNARFMKKATKHYEGLANRTAANGHCIDIYACALDQTGLLEMKCCSNLTGGQIVIGDSFNTSLFKQTFQRVFSKDLTGAFKMAFGANLEVKTSRELKISGAIGPCVSLNVKSPCISENELGVGGTCQWKICSLDPSTTLSLYFEVVNQHNAPIPQGGRGAIQFVTQYQHSSTQKRIRVTTVARNWADAQTQLQHIEAAFDQEAAAVLMARLGVYRAETEEGPDVLRWLDRQLIRLCQKFGQYNKDDPTSFRLSDTFSLYPQFMFHLRRSPFLQVFNNSPDESSYYRHHFARQDLTQSLIMIQPILYSYSFYGPPEPVLLDSSSILADRILLMDTFFQIVIYLGETIAQWRKAGYQDMPEYENFKHLLQAPLDDAQEILQSRFPMPRYINTEHGGSQARFLLSKVNPSQTHNNIYSYGQDGGAPILTDDVSLQVFMDHLKKLAVSTAS